The genomic stretch AGCCGCGCGTGCTGATCTGCGATGAGCCGACCACGGCCCTGGATGTGACGACGCAGGCGCAGATCCTCTCGCTGATCCGGGACTTGCAGCAGCGCCTGGGCACCGCCGTGCTGTTCATCACGCATGATTTCGGCGTGGTGGCGGAAATCGCCGATCGCGTGGCCGTCATGCAGCATGGCGTGGTGGTGGAGCAGGGGGCCGCGCGCGATGTGCTGCAGAACCCGCAGCATGACTACACCAAGGCGCTGATCGCCGCCGTCCCGCCGCTGGCCGCACCGCCGCCGCGCGCGATTTCGGCGGAGGCGATCCTCAGCATCGAGCATGTCAGCAAGACCTATCGCAATGGCGGTTTCTTCGGCCGGGGGCGCCGCGTCACCCGCGCGGTGCGCGATGTCTCGCTGATCCTGCCGAAGGGCGGCACGCTGGGCATTGTGGGGGAATCGGGCTCCGGGAAATCCACGCTGGCGCGCTGCATCATGCGGCTGGTGAAGCCCGAAGCGGGCGCCATCCGCCTGGGCGAGACGGATTTCGCGCGGCTGTCCAAGGCGCAGCTGCGCGCCAGCGCCAAGCGCATGCAGATGGTCTTCCAGGACCCCTATGGCTCGCTCAACCCCCGCCGCAGCGCCGGCGAGCTGGTGGCGCAAGGCCCCATGATCCATGGCATGCCGCGCGATCAGGCCATGGCGCGCGCGCGCGAGCTCTTCGCGCTGGTCGGCCTCGATCCATCGGGGGTGGATCGCTATCCGCATGAATTCTCGGGCGGGCAGCGGCAGCGCATCGGCATCGCCCGCGCGCTGGCGCTGGAGCCGGAAGTGCTGGTGGCGGATGAGCCCGTCTCGGCGCTCGATGTCTCGGTCCAGGCGCAGGTGCTGCGGCTGCTGGCGGAATTGCGTGCGCGGCTCGGTCTTTCCATCATCCTGATCACGCATG from Sediminicoccus sp. KRV36 encodes the following:
- a CDS encoding ABC transporter ATP-binding protein — protein: MSAVLSLQGLSVALPEGADRPRALQDVSLELRAGEILCVVGESGSGKSMTASAIMRLLPPRVAIEAGRILFDGRDLASADEAEMREIRGAGIAMVFQEPMTALNPLRPIGDQIGEMFRIHTRLSGSEIEARVLALLEEVRIPDPRLAYRAYPHELSGGQRQRAMIAMALALKPRVLICDEPTTALDVTTQAQILSLIRDLQQRLGTAVLFITHDFGVVAEIADRVAVMQHGVVVEQGAARDVLQNPQHDYTKALIAAVPPLAAPPPRAISAEAILSIEHVSKTYRNGGFFGRGRRVTRAVRDVSLILPKGGTLGIVGESGSGKSTLARCIMRLVKPEAGAIRLGETDFARLSKAQLRASAKRMQMVFQDPYGSLNPRRSAGELVAQGPMIHGMPRDQAMARARELFALVGLDPSGVDRYPHEFSGGQRQRIGIARALALEPEVLVADEPVSALDVSVQAQVLRLLAELRARLGLSIILITHDLRVAVQVCDLVAVMKDGEVVEHGPIGRVFEAPEHAYTKALLASVPGRGFATT